GTTTTATGTTTGTTGCTAGACATTCTTGACAATATAGTTTCTGTTATGAACAGTATATTGTTTAAACAAGACTAAAGATATTTTCGTGGCTACAAAGGGTTTTGTagctacgaaaaaaaaaaaaaaaacgtataaaaATGTCTTAGAATCTCTGTTGCACATAATCGTCCTTGGGTATATTGTGAAGTTCTAGAATGGTTTGCTTCCTTTTCGTGCTTTTGGGTTAAGTCTATCACAATAACTATGCAATTGTGACTCATAATGTGATATATTTTCAATTATATGAATAACTAAATGCAACTACAGAGTTCAGTGTTGTAAATATATTCAGCAGGAGCAGTGTTGAGATTAGCAGAATATCCTGAGAGCTAGCATAGCTGTTATGACTTGACCAGCATATTTAGATTTTAACTCCTGTGCAACTCGAAATGAGGTAGAAATGCTTTAAATGACAAATACCTAGAGAACTGTTCTTAGTGATAGCTTAAATTGCATATCATCATTTTTTCAACAACTAGGTCCACAATTCCCTTACCCCTCAAATAAAGGATGATTTTGCATGATTAATCTGTGCAATGTTATAGTAAAAAGTATAAAGGTAACATTTCAGGAAAAGTTATAAAAACTCCAAATGCTTTAATGCAAGGGTAATTGAAAGGTAGATCTCCCCCTATGGCAGAACcatacctcccatgatgctttgccagtatgaTCACTGATTCTTTGCCAGTATTAAGGAGTTGCAATTCTGCGACTACTGTGGATACACCTTTTAGCCATCTCTGATTTAATATAAATAGAGCAGTTATTTCAGAAACTGTGTTTGCGTGTCTGAGTCTAAATAGCCATTTTTTCAAAAGATGTAACAAATATTCTTATTACTTCTACTAGTCAATATGCACATTGAGAATAGGAAGGAAGGGctgtataatagtaaaaaaaaaaaaaacagtcttacTTTGGTGTTCTTCTGATGACATTATGTATGCATTCCTCTTGCAGTTAATTATACAGCCACATGGCAGATGGCTCCAGCGCTCAGACAGAACAAACAACGGAGAAATGGTAGCAGCCAGCAAAGTCAGGAGAAAACTTAATGTCTCGAAAGAAAGGCTCTGAAAGCCAAGAATGTGATGGATAACCATTTGTATCTGTAAGGCAGAAATTTTGCATATTTAACCATCCaagcaattattatttattatcatgattattattaacataaatgGTTCATCATTTTGTATCGCATTTTACGACACAGCTTGTTGttctgattgaaaaaaaaaaatagacaatactgacaaggttatttactaaagtgagaattcaaaatcaatttcaaatttagggttaAATAGCCAAACTATGTTAAATAAACTAAGGTAACTATGATTTCAGTTCCGCTACtctgaccttacatttgaaatccacttgcaattctcactttagtgaataacccctgtCAGAGTCAAGTTTTATTGCATTTAGCTTATAcaactacataaacagaaaccaaaAGTATCATTATTGACAGGTAGCCAGGTGTTGCAAGTTTAACGTTCTCCTGACCATTGATCAATCACATACATTATTAACAGTATCTTGTGGGCAATGGCAAAATAGAAGAATTATAATATAAGatttataatacctaatagttCTTCTCCCATGTGTTTATAGGGAGATCATTAATTCACaaaactctcagccaatcagaaaagTATTAGATATGAATGGCGCAGATAGAAAAGGTAAACCTGGAGAGATAACTAAACCCGCACACTCACAAGACTTACTTAAATATGCATTtgaataaacaaaattatattctGATAGGGCATGATGTCTTGTGTGTAATGTAGTTTGTATTGTCTATAGTTTTTGTCCTTCCATCCTCCCTTAGTTGTTTCATGTAACATTTGTGAAACGGATTCCTTTCTATTGTAAATGTGTTTAAGACCCCCCTCTTGTTTTGTTTGCGCAGCGTACAGTTCTACAAAAAATGTTTGAACTCGAGAAAagcaaatagtaataataactgtATGTCTACAAAAAGTGTGAAGCTCTGAGCTAGACTGATGTAAGTATTACAATTAGATTCAAATGTACAGTCATTATAATACAGTTATGGATAACCAAcaagtcattattattattattatagaattgTTACTTCTAAAAATCTCTCTTTGGAAACGAACATGGACACTTTTATTCTGATTTCTGATCTCCATTTATAAAGTTATCCATAATGTCCTTCTGCAATCCAATTTGCAATCTGGATCCTGGAGGTGTTACACTGAGACTGCTGCTGCTGTTGCTATTGTTTAATTAACTCTTTCCTTCAATATGTTCATTATGTGCCACTGTTTAGTCAAAGAAAGGATAATTTTCCATATCTAATGAAAAATATGTTATTGGTGTATATCAGTTTATGTTCAACATGATGAGAGGGGTGGGGCAATTGAACCATATCACATTCTCTTATTGATCCAAGCATTACATGAGTTATAACTCATTCCAATAATTTgattaacccttaaggaccaaacttctggaattaaagggaatcatgacatgtcacacatgtcatgtgttcttaaggggttaaacaaatagcTAGATGGGTGATGTACTAAGGTAGGACGTGATTGGCTAAATTAAAAACCTTTCTTTTTAGAAATCGGAACACATATGTAAGATTTTAAAACAATATGATAGGACCTAGAAATACTTTTCTTACTACAACTTATCTCACCCAAAGCACAGATGCATGTGACCTGCTGTTGTAGGACAACAAGCTCTATCATTACATAATTTGGTGGGGATGCTCGGAATTGTAGTCAAGTTACAGCTGCAGAGCCACATGTTTGGAGTCTCTGTCTTAAGATATCTCTAAGCTGCTGCATGCGAGATAGGGATAATCAGCACATTGCTAATGCTGCTCACGTCCCTGGTTCTCAGTGGGTTAAGTGTACATCAGCCATATACTTTAGATTTATTAAGCACACACAGCAAGTATTAAGGAGGGAAAATACATCTTTACCATGATTGGAAGCCAAAGAATGACTTTAGTTAAAGCAAGAATCAATGAATAACGCTTCTGTGCAAAGCGTATGGTGATGCTCCTGCTTCCACTGTTTGTGCAGTTCTGATCATCCACACTTCCTTCAGCCTGGCTCCTTCTAAACACTGCCTCGGAGCTCACACATTTCTCACTGACATTCTTCAAGGATTTGGACACAGTATTATCGGGAGACATAGATGAAGCATTGCTGTCCAGAGGTGTACTTGGAGTCAGATAGCCCTTAGCAATATCTCTATAATTCACGTAAGGTAGTTGATTTTGGCTGTCTGAGCACAGCAACTGGTGGGTTAGTGGGACAGAGAGGACTGTTAGTATACAGAAGCACAGACAATacaaagcaaacaaaaacaaaatgtatgaACTCCTGTAGTCCAAAAGACATCCCCAAGATGTAGCAGCGAATGTGCCCCAGCCAAATAAAGGCAGAGAACTAATTAACAGACTAAGGACCCATATAGTTAGGATTGCCCAGGATATTTTCAGTGGCACTTCGGTAGTTTCCCAATGTCTGGATTTGTTAGCTGTGCAGAAGTTGTAGAAGATAATGGTCGATGCCTTTAAATTGCTTGAGAGTCCATGAAATAGGTAGAGAAAAGCTGCGGTACTGCACATGGGCTGGGAAAGGGACTGGCTCGTCCATTGCTTAAGCAAGAAGATTGACACAGGTGCCACGCTCACTAAGTCATCCACTGATAAGGAAGTCACCAGCACAGAGAGAGTGGACTTGCTCTTCATCTTCATTAAGGACACCATTGAAAAGATGCTACCTACTAAGACAGTCAGTACCAAACTCAGTGTCAGCCAAAAGAGAAGTGCATTGAACGCATAAGGTGGTTTTGGGACGTCCACTGTGTCATGATCTGAATTAAACCTAGTTCCATTTAAATACAGAATTGTTGGTGACACAGACATCATTTACGTCTAGAAAGCTCTTCCTAGTACTTCATAGCATTAGTTGAATATAAAGTAAAGAAGCCATTTGTTCCACTTTGACTtgtcattgttgtgatacaaATCCACTGACTGCAAACTTTTCCGCTCGGTGTCTTTAAAGCTTCTGCTTTCTCGCTCAAGGAAACATCCCCAGTGACTTGAACTACATCCCAAACACTGAAAGGATGCAATCAAATGACAAGACCATCTTCATGTATCActtcatgttttaaaaaaaataaaatgaatacaggTTGTCTTTGCAAATTTACAATCCACCTTTTAAAGCTAAAGCTGTGCGTCCAGAAAAAATACTTAGAGCTTTTGAAGAATGCATTGTCCTGTCCTGACTAGGATCGGAGTTGCGATATGTGCTGAGATACATTCAAAGCATGCTTGCTGTGTGTGAACTGGTGTCGAATGAGATGCTCTTTGATTCAGGCTGTGTTGTCGAGAGCTGCAGTAGGGTGGAGCCTGATTCAAGCAATagacagaggggaaaaaaaaaagaatggtcacacacacaacactgtaATGATAGGCAGGTCTTCCCGGGCAGGAAAAAAGACTTAAGCAATAATTCTTTGAAATGTATATCTAACCAGACCAGAGTGTAGCTCAATTTCTATTTGACTTGTCCTAGTACGATATAAATGAATCTTGCAATGCAAAGCAAACTTAAATAACCGTAATATTCATTTTAGTTTTCT
This region of Pelobates fuscus isolate aPelFus1 chromosome 2, aPelFus1.pri, whole genome shotgun sequence genomic DNA includes:
- the GPR149 gene encoding probable G-protein coupled receptor 149, which produces MMSVSPTILYLNGTRFNSDHDTVDVPKPPYAFNALLFWLTLSLVLTVLVGSIFSMVSLMKMKSKSTLSVLVTSLSVDDLVSVAPVSIFLLKQWTSQSLSQPMCSTAAFLYLFHGLSSNLKASTIIFYNFCTANKSRHWETTEVPLKISWAILTIWVLSLLISSLPLFGWGTFAATSWGCLLDYRSSYILFLFALYCLCFCILTVLSVPLTHQLLCSDSQNQLPYVNYRDIAKGYLTPSTPLDSNASSMSPDNTVSKSLKNVSEKCVSSEAVFRRSQAEGSVDDQNCTNSGSRSITIRFAQKRYSLILALTKVILWLPIMIQMVIHHILGFQSLSFETLSFLLTLLAATISPLFVLSERWSHLPCGCIINCKRNAYIMSSEEHQTKRRRFDFNLSFNKGYGIYKISQENHATQENSISYHNLINYDCENTNEIRGERILNSALLDFSTISFQDSAMLTDVSKLKLLNTEIRGDQSKDKDIGRLLSEKIGALKKEDVRHFDKSTFYEGQERRLSHEEGRKPELTDWEWCRSKSERTPRQVTHKRSGGALAIPLCAFQGTVSLHAPTGKTLSLSTYEVSSEGQRITPTSKKIEVYRSKSVGHEPSKEDSPTQFPDTNVKIHLEVLEICDNEEAMDTVSIISNISQSSTQARSPSLRYSRKENRFVSCDLGETASYSLFIPTNNPDTDINISIPDTVEAHRQNSKKQHVERDSYQEEIQLLNRAYRKREGEEDS